AACGGCTGTACAATTAATTCACTATTTTCTTTCCAAAGAGTGAATAGTTCCTCAATTGAATTAATGATTGAAATTCCAATACTGGCACTACCCATTCTGGGCTTCAAAATTAATGGAAACGTTAAGCGATTATTTTCAAGATCAGCTACTATTTCATTTATCATTAAGTAGGTTGGGATTGCTGGAAAATTATGTTTTTGAAGAAATTTAAATGTAAGATATTTATCAAAGCAAATTTTTACAACATCTTTATCTGAAACGATAACTTTAATATGCTCTTTTTCAAACTCCTCTTTATACTCTGCTAGTAAACTTAATTCCGAGTCAATAAGGCTCAAGATTGCGTTAATTTCATGTTTTTTGCATAATTGTTTAATATGATGTAAATATTCCGGTTCGGTGATAAGTGGAACGATTTCTGCATGATCTGCAAGATGTAAGACTGGGGCTGTTGGATCACAATCTATTGCTATTACCTTGCCGCCAAATTTACTTAGCTCCTCTTTAAAATAACTGACTAATTTTACTCTCCTGCCTGCACTGCATAATAAAATATTCATTAAACATCCCTCTAATTCTTATTTAAAAAATATAAAGGTCTTCATTAAAAAACTCCTTTAAACTTTCTTTTTTGCGAACTACAAAATATTCATTGCAGTCAAATGCTACAATGCCTGGTCTTTCTTTAATAAATGGCGGGTTAAAAACAATCGTATAAGCCCCGACATTTTTGAAAATGATATAATCATCTCTCGTAGGCAATTCTCCCTGAACATCATACGCTAAGTGATCTTTTTCCATACAGGTATAACCTACTATGTTATAAATTTCCATTTGCTTCAAATCATGACATTGCTTCACGATTTGCATAGGAAGATTTCGTTTATGCATGGTGGGTTTAATATTGTGGACACTACCATCTATTAGGACAAAATATTTATCTTGAACTTTTTTTGCTTCAATAACCTTTGTAATGAATGTAAATGCATTGGCTACCATAGAGACTCCAGGTTCTAATATTAAATAAGGTTTTCGTTCTTTTTCCCTAAACTCAGTGTTCATGACAGAACAAACTGCTTCTGCATAATCATCGAAACTAGGGGTTTTCAGGTTGAAGGCAGCCGGCATATCTCCATAAATTCCTCCCCCTATGTCTATATATTCAACTGAATCCCCAATATATTGTTTTGCTAAACTACATAGACCCTTTGTTATGTTACGATACGTTTCGGTCTTCCTATCTCTTGTAGAAAAATGACCATGCAATCCAACGATATGAATATTTTCTAATTTCTTAAGCTCTTGAACAGCATGTTGAAAATTTCCATTAGAAACACAGATTCCAAATCGGCTTATATCATATCCTTCTTGAAGGACCTTTTGTCCATTATTAGAAATATCAAAGTTTACCCTAAGCCCAACTTTTACGTGCTTATTTTGATTTTTCAAACAATACTTTGTTACATAATCTATTTCATAAAGTGAATCAATATTTAATATGCTTCCTTGATCCTTGGCAGTTTCAATATCTTCG
The DNA window shown above is from Neobacillus sp. WH10 and carries:
- a CDS encoding diaminopimelate decarboxylase, which gives rise to MFLDYYQIKELDEEFGSSFYLLDINKIRNNYKKIDNAFRSRYENFIIGYSYKTNYLPYLCKEMIKLGAYAEVVSRLEYDLAIKIGVDPEKIIFNGPLKTYEDIETAKDQGSILNIDSLYEIDYVTKYCLKNQNKHVKVGLRVNFDISNNGQKVLQEGYDISRFGICVSNGNFQHAVQELKKLENIHIVGLHGHFSTRDRKTETYRNITKGLCSLAKQYIGDSVEYIDIGGGIYGDMPAAFNLKTPSFDDYAEAVCSVMNTEFREKERKPYLILEPGVSMVANAFTFITKVIEAKKVQDKYFVLIDGSVHNIKPTMHKRNLPMQIVKQCHDLKQMEIYNIVGYTCMEKDHLAYDVQGELPTRDDYIIFKNVGAYTIVFNPPFIKERPGIVAFDCNEYFVVRKKESLKEFFNEDLYIF
- a CDS encoding ATP-grasp domain-containing protein, whose protein sequence is MNILLCSAGRRVKLVSYFKEELSKFGGKVIAIDCDPTAPVLHLADHAEIVPLITEPEYLHHIKQLCKKHEINAILSLIDSELSLLAEYKEEFEKEHIKVIVSDKDVVKICFDKYLTFKFLQKHNFPAIPTYLMINEIVADLENNRLTFPLILKPRMGSASIGISIINSIEELFTLWKENSELIVQPLIQGNEYGVDCYVDLLSKKATNIFCKRKIRMRAGETDKSIAVNDESLLKLIEKLIKVLGPIGPIDIDCFKTDLGYIISEINPRFGGGYPHAHEAGQNFVRNIINNLNGFTNKAEIGNYSEGSVMIKFDDVMLLTSKRLNRIDKI